From Dendropsophus ebraccatus isolate aDenEbr1 chromosome 2, aDenEbr1.pat, whole genome shotgun sequence, a single genomic window includes:
- the C2H9orf152 gene encoding uncharacterized protein C9orf152 homolog encodes MAGCCGCWEQFSLWEQMVKAYKYMSEILSVSHTEKDPADGTRKLSKMDIHHLEEQYNGIKQKQKLQTHIIVFKPGDNELILREPDVNTVQVNHRAGKHKAFMDQIPVKEVTLELTDKNYLKDKNGTWHAHLNIHRMVQLNSQPVPETNSLELDRNINKTVLFERLLSSESRPINVPVPNTKTMETKEPNGDHHSISFRRKSSLKNPIPSSWSQYPFPNSKPSSPTEKLVYYPFPQKKNPRISEAARKLGLYVTH; translated from the exons ATGGCTGGGTGCTGCGGCTGCTGGGAGCAGTTCTCATTGTGGGAACAAATGGTAAAGGCGTATAAATATATGAGTGAGATATTATCAGTGAGTCACACGGAGAAGGATCCTGCAGACGGAACCAGGAAGCTGAGCAAGATGGATATTCATCATCTGGAGGAGCAATACAATGGGATCAAGCAGAAACAAAAGTTACAGACACACATCATCGTTTTCAAACCAG GTGACAATGAACTGATTTTACGAGAACCAGACGTGAATACTGTCCAAGTCAATCACAGAGCTGGGAAACATAAGGCCTTTATGGACCAGATCCCCGTTAAAGAGGTCACTCTAGAATTGACTGATAAAAACTATCTAAAGGACAAAAATGGCACTTGGCATGCACATCTAAACATCCATCGTATGGTGCAGCTAAATAGTCAACCTGTTCCTGAAACCAACTCACTAGAGCTTGACAGAAACATTAACAAAACTGTACTGTTTGAACGGCTTCTGAGTTCGGAAAGTCGGCCAATAAATGTGCCAGTACCTAATACTAAGACAATGGAAACGAAAGAGCCGAATGGTGATCACCATTCTATTAGTTTCCGCAGGAAATCTTCACTTAAAAACCCCATCCCTTCCTCGTGGAGTCAGTACCCTTTTCCGAACTCCAAGCCAAGTTCTCCTACAGAGAAACTGGTCTACTATCCTTTCCCACAGAAGAAGAACCCTCGCATATCAGAGGCGGCCAGGAAGCTGGGTTTATATGTAACACATTAA